From Polaribacter butkevichii, a single genomic window includes:
- a CDS encoding methylmalonyl-CoA mutase subunit beta produces the protein MSTSLFDDFLKTTPAAWKNKIQVDLRGADYNDTLLWKTQEGIVVKPFYTAEDSTNYNVKTPKNGFNICQTIFVDDEKIANSLAIDALNRGANSIHFIANKPFDYKKILLNIDVKTVFIYFQFKFLNDSFQLEISEFINSDKTYFQTDVIGNLAETGNWFYNLKEDFIKLDRILNNSKNCISISGDLYQNCGATITQQLAYSLAHANEYLNKYGNSVAEKLSFSFSVGSNYFFEIAKLRAFRILWTALLEEYNVNNLEAHFFVQPSLRNKTIYDYNVNLLRTTSECMSAILGGANTISNVSYDAVYHKSNEFGERISRNQLLILQQESYLQEGQNFAEGSYYIESITQQLAENALILFKQIEKSGGFLKQLKAGTIQKKIKENAKKEENDFLKKEIILLGTNLQPNKDDKMQHELTLYPFVKQRNIKTLLPPLTRNRLSESIEKERLNSEKS, from the coding sequence ATGAGTACTTCTCTTTTTGATGACTTTCTAAAAACGACACCTGCTGCCTGGAAAAATAAAATTCAAGTAGATTTAAGAGGTGCCGATTATAATGATACATTATTATGGAAAACTCAAGAAGGCATTGTTGTTAAACCTTTTTACACTGCAGAAGATAGCACCAATTATAACGTTAAAACCCCTAAAAATGGTTTTAACATCTGTCAAACAATTTTTGTTGATGATGAAAAAATAGCCAACTCTTTAGCTATAGATGCGCTTAATAGAGGCGCTAATTCCATTCATTTTATTGCAAACAAACCTTTCGATTACAAAAAAATACTGCTTAATATTGATGTAAAAACTGTTTTTATATATTTCCAATTTAAGTTTTTAAATGATTCCTTTCAACTAGAAATATCAGAATTTATAAATTCTGATAAAACCTATTTTCAAACAGATGTTATTGGAAACTTAGCAGAAACAGGCAATTGGTTTTATAATTTAAAAGAAGATTTTATAAAATTAGACCGAATATTAAATAACTCTAAAAATTGTATTTCGATTTCAGGAGATCTGTATCAAAACTGTGGAGCCACTATTACACAACAACTAGCCTACTCTTTAGCACACGCTAATGAATATTTAAATAAATATGGAAATTCCGTTGCAGAAAAATTAAGTTTTTCGTTTTCTGTTGGAAGTAATTATTTTTTCGAAATTGCAAAATTAAGAGCTTTTAGAATTTTATGGACCGCACTATTAGAAGAGTATAACGTTAACAATTTAGAAGCTCACTTTTTTGTACAACCAAGCTTAAGAAATAAAACCATTTATGATTATAATGTAAATTTATTAAGAACAACATCAGAATGTATGAGTGCCATTTTAGGTGGAGCAAATACTATTTCTAATGTTTCTTATGATGCTGTTTATCATAAATCAAATGAATTTGGCGAACGCATTTCTAGAAATCAATTACTAATACTACAACAAGAAAGTTATTTACAAGAAGGACAAAATTTTGCAGAAGGTTCTTATTATATAGAATCTATCACACAGCAATTAGCAGAAAATGCCTTAATCCTTTTTAAACAAATTGAAAAAAGTGGCGGCTTTTTAAAGCAATTAAAAGCAGGTACCATTCAGAAAAAAATTAAAGAAAATGCAAAAAAAGAAGAAAATGATTTCTTAAAAAAAGAAATCATACTTTTAGGAACAAATTTACAACCAAACAAAGATGATAAGATGCAACATGAGTTAACCTTGTATCCTTTTGTCAAACAAAGAAATATAAAAACATTACTTCCTCCTTTAACTAGAAACCGACTATCAGAATCAATAGAAAAAGAACGATTAAACTCTGAAAAGTCATAA
- a CDS encoding FtsB family cell division protein — protein MSFNQFKQNKVVKVMTNAFVIILIPFLIWMFFIDENSYLVHKKFDNEIESLESTISFYEKKIAEDKATIKKLEDSLQLERFAREKYLMKKENEDIYLIEFDTIKK, from the coding sequence ATGTCTTTCAATCAATTTAAACAAAATAAAGTAGTAAAAGTTATGACAAATGCTTTTGTTATAATCTTAATTCCTTTTTTAATATGGATGTTTTTTATTGATGAAAACTCTTACCTCGTTCATAAAAAATTCGATAATGAAATTGAAAGCTTAGAAAGCACCATTTCTTTTTACGAAAAAAAAATAGCCGAAGATAAAGCTACAATTAAAAAACTAGAAGACTCGTTGCAGTTAGAACGTTTTGCGAGAGAAAAATATCTAATGAAAAAAGAAAATGAAGATATCTATCTAATAGAATTTGATACAATAAAAAAATAA
- the udk gene encoding uridine kinase, translating to MLIIGIAGGTGSGKTTVVNQIIKQLPTDEVCVISQDSYYNETVNLSYEERSKINFDHPRAIDFDLIVKHLKKLRSGKTIEQPVYSFVTHNRTTDTIKTHPRKVVIVEGILILNNEALRDLFDIKIFVHADTDERLIRRIRRDITERGRDVDEVLNRYQDTLKPMHLQFIEPTKNFADIIIPNNKHNTVAIDVVRTVINDRL from the coding sequence ATGCTCATTATCGGAATTGCAGGAGGTACAGGAAGTGGAAAAACAACTGTTGTAAATCAAATTATTAAACAACTACCAACTGATGAAGTTTGTGTAATTTCACAAGATTCTTACTACAACGAAACAGTAAACTTATCTTATGAAGAAAGATCTAAAATTAATTTCGACCATCCAAGAGCTATCGATTTTGATTTAATTGTAAAACATTTAAAGAAATTAAGATCAGGAAAAACAATAGAACAACCTGTGTATTCTTTTGTTACCCATAACAGAACAACAGATACGATAAAAACACATCCTAGAAAAGTGGTGATTGTAGAAGGTATTTTAATACTAAACAACGAAGCTTTAAGAGATTTGTTTGATATTAAAATATTTGTACACGCAGACACAGATGAACGTTTAATTAGAAGAATTAGAAGAGATATTACAGAAAGAGGTAGAGATGTAGATGAAGTTTTAAACAGGTATCAAGATACGTTAAAACCAATGCACCTACAGTTTATAGAACCTACCAAAAATTTTGCTGATATTATTATACCGAACAACAAACACAATACAGTGGCAATTGACGTAGTAAGAACCGTTATTAATGATCGTTTATAA
- a CDS encoding cryptochrome/photolyase family protein has translation MSEKITIFWFRRDLRLNDNCGLFHALKSSKKVLPIFIFDKEILRKLDKEDSRVSFIHQEIKNTNKQLQEIGSSLDVYYGNPIDIYKSLLEKHTIERVYTNHDYEPYAIKRDLEIKEFLTSKNILFKTYKDQVIFERNEIVKKDGTPYKVYTPYSKKWLEAFHFKGIQFYPSEDYLENFIKSKNHQFLTLKELDFKKSVITVASYTVSPTLINQYEETRNFPAKDSTSKLGTHLRFGTVSIRKMADKASKSNNITFLKELIWREFFMQILWHFPHTIKASFKPKYDRILWRNNEKEFNAWCKGETGYPLVDAGMRELNQTGFMHNRIRMLVGSFLCKHLLIDWRWGEAYFAEKLHDYEQSSNIGNWQWVAGTGVDAAPYFRIFNPTTQIQKFDKDLKYIKKWVPDFQELTYPTPIVEHKFARERCLETYKKALVDF, from the coding sequence ATGAGTGAGAAAATAACTATTTTTTGGTTTCGAAGAGATTTACGGCTAAATGACAATTGTGGATTATTCCACGCTCTAAAATCAAGTAAAAAAGTACTTCCAATTTTTATTTTTGATAAAGAAATTTTAAGGAAACTAGACAAGGAAGATAGTCGTGTTTCTTTTATTCATCAAGAAATAAAAAACACAAACAAGCAATTACAAGAAATAGGCAGCTCTTTAGATGTTTATTATGGTAATCCTATTGATATTTACAAATCACTATTAGAAAAACACACCATTGAAAGGGTTTATACAAACCACGATTACGAGCCTTATGCCATTAAAAGAGATTTAGAAATTAAAGAATTTCTAACATCAAAAAACATTCTTTTTAAAACTTACAAAGACCAAGTAATCTTTGAAAGAAATGAGATTGTAAAAAAAGACGGAACACCGTATAAAGTTTATACACCTTACTCTAAAAAATGGTTAGAAGCTTTTCATTTTAAGGGAATTCAATTTTATCCATCAGAAGATTATTTAGAAAATTTTATAAAAAGTAAAAATCATCAATTTTTAACTTTAAAAGAACTTGACTTTAAAAAATCAGTAATAACCGTAGCTTCTTATACCGTTTCTCCAACATTAATAAATCAATATGAAGAAACTAGAAACTTTCCTGCAAAAGACAGCACCTCAAAGTTAGGTACACATTTACGTTTCGGAACCGTTAGTATTCGTAAAATGGCAGATAAAGCATCAAAAAGTAATAACATTACTTTTTTAAAAGAGTTGATTTGGCGCGAGTTTTTTATGCAGATTTTATGGCATTTTCCGCATACGATTAAAGCTAGTTTTAAACCAAAATACGATAGAATTCTATGGCGAAATAATGAAAAAGAATTTAATGCTTGGTGCAAAGGAGAAACAGGTTACCCGTTGGTTGATGCAGGCATGAGAGAATTGAACCAAACAGGTTTTATGCACAACAGAATAAGAATGTTGGTAGGAAGCTTTCTTTGCAAACACTTATTGATAGATTGGAGATGGGGAGAAGCTTATTTTGCAGAAAAATTACACGATTATGAGCAATCTAGCAATATTGGTAATTGGCAATGGGTTGCAGGTACAGGTGTTGATGCCGCTCCTTATTTTAGAATCTTTAATCCCACCACACAAATTCAAAAATTTGATAAAGATTTAAAATATATTAAAAAATGGGTTCCAGATTTTCAAGAGCTTACGTATCCTACACCAATTGTAGAACACAAATTTGCTAGAGAACGTTGTTTAGAAACGTATAAAAAAGCATTGGTAGATTTCTAA
- a CDS encoding SRPBCC family protein, translating to MKIYTFHRKQKLPITVEKAWEFLSSPQNLKTITPDYMSFDILSGAEKPMFAGQIIQYIVTPILGIKTKWVTEITHVKENEYFVDEQRFGPYALWHHKHFIKKIEGGVEMEDIIDYKVPMGILGQLVHPILVKPKLEEIFAYRQKKLIELFGKY from the coding sequence ATGAAAATTTACACGTTTCACAGAAAACAAAAACTACCAATTACAGTAGAAAAAGCTTGGGAATTTTTATCTAGCCCCCAAAATTTAAAAACAATTACGCCAGATTATATGAGTTTCGATATCCTTTCTGGAGCAGAAAAACCAATGTTTGCAGGTCAGATTATACAATATATTGTTACCCCAATTCTTGGGATAAAAACAAAATGGGTTACCGAAATTACACACGTAAAAGAAAACGAATATTTTGTTGATGAACAACGTTTTGGGCCTTATGCATTATGGCATCACAAACATTTTATCAAAAAAATTGAAGGCGGCGTAGAAATGGAAGACATTATCGATTATAAAGTTCCTATGGGTATTTTAGGACAACTAGTACATCCGATATTAGTAAAACCAAAATTAGAAGAAATTTTTGCATACAGACAGAAGAAATTAATAGAACTTTTTGGAAAATATTAA
- a CDS encoding TspO/MBR family protein, which translates to MKQLKLTVLFLVINFGGLAIGSWLMNNGPLTEWYTNLNQAPWTPPGIAFGIAWTAIMICFSIYLGKLFMVENTKKNKLLFAFQFVLNVSWNYIFFNQHFVLFGLITLIMLTSLLFYYFFKVSSKTGNYKLLLLPYIIWLCIATSLNLYVLIYN; encoded by the coding sequence ATGAAACAATTAAAACTCACCGTATTATTTTTAGTCATCAATTTTGGAGGTTTAGCTATTGGAAGTTGGTTAATGAATAATGGGCCATTAACAGAATGGTATACCAATTTAAATCAAGCTCCTTGGACGCCGCCCGGTATTGCTTTTGGTATTGCTTGGACAGCCATAATGATTTGCTTTTCTATTTATTTAGGCAAACTTTTTATGGTAGAAAACACAAAAAAAAACAAACTTCTTTTTGCATTTCAATTTGTTTTAAACGTAAGTTGGAACTACATTTTTTTCAATCAACATTTTGTTTTATTTGGTCTTATAACACTCATTATGTTAACCTCACTCCTATTTTATTACTTTTTTAAAGTCAGTAGTAAAACAGGTAATTATAAATTATTATTACTGCCTTATATAATTTGGCTTTGTATTGCAACCTCCTTAAACCTTTACGTTCTAATCTATAATTAA
- a CDS encoding glutathione peroxidase: protein MNIYNIEINSLQNTPIHLSDFKGKYILFVNVASKCGFTPQYKELEELHNTYKNNLVVIGVPCNQFGKQEPGSSTEIQEFCELNYGVTFLITEKVDVKGTNQHPLYTWLTTKSFNNKKSSSVKWNFQKYLVSPEGNLIDYYFSITKPLSSKITKHLKS from the coding sequence ATGAATATTTACAACATAGAGATTAATAGTCTCCAGAATACTCCTATCCATTTGTCAGATTTTAAAGGCAAATACATCTTATTTGTAAACGTTGCTTCTAAATGTGGTTTTACTCCACAATACAAAGAGTTAGAAGAATTACACAACACTTATAAAAACAATCTGGTTGTAATTGGTGTGCCTTGCAATCAATTCGGAAAACAAGAACCTGGTTCTTCTACTGAAATACAAGAGTTTTGCGAACTAAATTATGGAGTTACTTTTTTAATTACAGAAAAAGTAGACGTAAAAGGCACAAATCAACATCCTTTATACACTTGGTTAACAACTAAAAGTTTTAACAATAAAAAAAGTAGTTCTGTAAAATGGAACTTTCAAAAATATTTAGTTTCTCCCGAAGGTAACTTAATTGATTATTATTTTTCAATTACAAAACCTCTGAGTTCTAAAATTACAAAACACCTAAAGTCTTAA
- a CDS encoding SDR family NAD(P)-dependent oxidoreductase produces the protein MNKILVIGGSKGIGKAIINALIDENSIINLSRTAPLLSHTNLTHVPCDILTDNLPDFNEIDTLIYCPGSINLKPISRLNLNDFRQDFEINVIGAVKAIQHYLPSLKKGNKPSILLFSTVAAKLGMPFHTSVAAAKSAVEGLTKSLGAELAPLIRVNAIAPTVTDTDLASKLLRNERMIENIKERHPLKKYLAPKEVADLASFLISEKASSISGQIFELDCGIVSFKL, from the coding sequence ATGAATAAAATTTTAGTTATTGGAGGAAGTAAAGGAATTGGAAAAGCAATTATAAATGCTTTAATTGATGAAAATTCAATTATAAATTTAAGCAGAACAGCTCCTTTACTTTCTCACACTAATCTTACACATGTTCCCTGTGACATTCTTACCGATAACTTGCCTGATTTTAATGAAATAGACACCTTAATCTATTGCCCAGGAAGCATCAATTTAAAACCAATTTCACGATTAAACCTAAACGATTTCAGACAAGACTTTGAAATAAACGTTATTGGAGCGGTAAAAGCAATTCAGCACTATTTACCTTCTCTAAAAAAAGGAAATAAACCCTCTATTTTATTATTTAGTACAGTTGCCGCAAAATTAGGCATGCCTTTTCATACAAGTGTAGCCGCTGCAAAATCTGCCGTAGAAGGACTAACCAAATCTTTAGGAGCAGAATTAGCACCACTAATTCGCGTAAATGCAATTGCCCCTACCGTTACAGATACAGACTTGGCCTCTAAACTATTACGCAATGAGCGAATGATAGAGAATATTAAAGAACGTCATCCGTTAAAAAAATATTTAGCCCCTAAAGAAGTTGCTGATTTAGCCTCTTTTTTAATTTCTGAAAAAGCAAGTTCTATTTCTGGTCAAATTTTCGAATTAGACTGCGGAATTGTCAGTTTTAAACTATAA
- a CDS encoding SDR family oxidoreductase produces the protein MKILVTGATGYIGKRLIPLLLNDGHSVICPVRDKERAKSYYKNQKKVQLVEADFLDSNSLTNITKDIDAAYYLIHSMTNSAKEFHVLEEKCAFNFKNFIETTSTKQVIYLSGITNDTKLSKHLLSRKNVEKTLASNKYALTTFKAGIIVGSGSSSFEIIRDIVEKLPAMIAPKWLNTKTQPLAIRDVLSFLHKSLGKKELYNTSHDIFGPEILTYKEMLLQFADVRKLKRSIITVPVMTPKLSSYWLYFVTSTSYKLASSLVNSMGVEVIGNKSNINTILDVQPMSYKEAVKLAFKKIEQNSIISSWKDSYISSGKLKNYVHEFINVPEYGCFKDFKKRTVIDKERTLNRIWAIGGETGWYYGTFLWKIRGFLDQFFGGAGLRRGRRHPTELNVGDALDFWRVIYADKEKGKLLLYAEMIMPGEAWLEFKIIDNTLHQTATFRPHGLAGRLYWYAVMPFHWFVFNGMISNINK, from the coding sequence ATGAAAATTCTTGTAACAGGTGCAACTGGCTATATTGGCAAACGCTTAATTCCGTTATTATTAAATGATGGACATAGCGTTATTTGCCCTGTAAGAGACAAAGAAAGAGCAAAAAGTTATTATAAAAATCAAAAAAAAGTTCAATTAGTAGAAGCTGATTTTTTAGATAGTAATAGCTTAACAAACATTACAAAAGATATTGATGCTGCTTATTATTTAATTCATTCTATGACTAATTCTGCCAAAGAATTTCATGTTTTAGAAGAAAAATGCGCGTTTAACTTTAAAAATTTTATAGAAACAACTTCTACAAAACAAGTTATTTACTTAAGTGGAATAACCAACGACACTAAACTTTCTAAACATTTATTATCAAGAAAAAACGTAGAAAAAACATTAGCGTCTAATAAATATGCATTAACCACTTTTAAAGCAGGAATCATTGTTGGTTCTGGGAGTTCTTCCTTTGAAATTATTAGAGATATTGTAGAAAAACTACCTGCAATGATAGCTCCTAAATGGTTAAACACCAAAACACAACCTTTAGCAATTAGAGATGTACTCTCTTTTTTACACAAATCTCTTGGCAAAAAAGAACTTTATAATACTTCTCATGATATTTTTGGGCCAGAAATACTTACATACAAAGAAATGCTATTACAGTTTGCTGATGTAAGAAAACTAAAAAGATCTATTATAACCGTACCTGTAATGACCCCAAAACTATCTTCTTATTGGTTGTATTTTGTTACCTCTACGTCATACAAACTAGCAAGTTCTTTAGTAAACTCTATGGGCGTAGAAGTTATAGGTAATAAAAGCAATATCAATACAATTTTAGACGTACAACCAATGTCTTACAAGGAAGCTGTAAAACTAGCTTTTAAAAAAATTGAACAAAATAGTATTATTTCTAGTTGGAAAGACTCATACATCAGCAGCGGGAAATTAAAAAATTATGTTCACGAATTTATAAATGTTCCAGAATATGGTTGTTTTAAAGATTTTAAAAAGAGAACCGTTATCGATAAAGAAAGAACGCTAAACAGAATTTGGGCTATTGGAGGGGAAACAGGTTGGTATTACGGCACCTTTTTATGGAAAATTCGTGGCTTTTTAGATCAATTTTTTGGTGGAGCTGGTTTGCGTAGAGGAAGAAGGCATCCTACCGAATTAAATGTTGGTGATGCTCTAGATTTTTGGCGAGTAATATATGCTGATAAAGAAAAGGGAAAACTTTTATTGTATGCAGAAATGATAATGCCTGGCGAAGCCTGGTTAGAGTTTAAAATTATAGACAACACACTGCACCAAACAGCCACTTTTAGACCCCATGGTTTGGCAGGTAGATTATACTGGTACGCCGTAATGCCTTTTCACTGGTTTGTTTTTAACGGAATGATTAGCAACATCAATAAATAA
- a CDS encoding flavin reductase family protein, producing MAFFNFKNIQNLEHLYKINLINSCSGFKSANLIATISNKGISNVAVFSSVTHLGSTPPTLGFILRPTTVPRNTYKNIKESGVFTINHIYEDIIEDAHHTSAKYPEEISEFEVTKLEEEFKGNFKAPFVKNSPVQMSMKFIEEIHISSNNVLMIVAQIQELYVKDELLENDGLINLSKANIVTINGLDTYAVPKFKKRLAYQRPK from the coding sequence ATGGCGTTTTTCAACTTTAAAAACATTCAAAATTTAGAACATCTTTATAAAATAAACCTTATAAATAGTTGCTCTGGTTTTAAATCGGCAAATTTAATTGCTACTATATCTAATAAAGGCATTAGTAATGTTGCTGTATTTAGTTCTGTTACACATTTAGGCTCTACACCACCAACCTTAGGTTTTATTTTAAGACCAACAACAGTACCTAGAAATACTTATAAAAACATAAAAGAAAGTGGCGTTTTTACCATCAATCATATTTATGAAGACATTATTGAAGACGCACATCATACATCAGCAAAATACCCCGAAGAAATTTCTGAATTTGAAGTAACGAAATTAGAAGAGGAATTTAAAGGTAATTTTAAAGCTCCTTTTGTTAAAAATTCTCCCGTGCAAATGAGTATGAAATTTATAGAAGAAATACATATTTCATCTAATAATGTATTAATGATTGTAGCTCAAATACAAGAATTATATGTTAAAGATGAATTGTTAGAAAATGATGGATTGATAAATTTATCTAAAGCAAATATTGTTACTATTAACGGCTTAGACACCTATGCTGTTCCTAAATTTAAGAAAAGATTAGCGTATCAAAGACCTAAATAA
- a CDS encoding ABC1 kinase family protein, which produces MKTIDSIPTSKIQRASKLVTTGAKIGVNYLKYYGDKITKTEEEAKAKLNENNAEDIYDGLKTLKGSALKVAQMLSMEKSILPQAYVEKFSLSQFSVPPLSPALVTKTFKKYFGKNPNEIYDKFNTVSVNAASIGQVHKAEKDGKELAVKIQYPGVAQSIASDLALVKPIAIKMFNIRGKDSDKYFKEVENKLVEETNYILEVTQSKEIVAACKHIPNLKFPEYYADLSSDRIITMDWMHGVHLSEFYTDKQEVANKLGQALWDFYMFQIHKLQKVHADPHPGNFLISPENELIVIDFGCMKTIPNDFYVPYFELAKKENISNPIFFEEKLFELEILRADDSKEELDFFRAMFHEMLSLFTQPFHQEVFDFSDEVFFGKLSELGAKYAKSTELKDMNGNRGSKHFIYINRTFFGLYNLMHDLKAKDIKINNYKTL; this is translated from the coding sequence ATGAAAACCATTGATTCTATACCAACATCTAAAATTCAAAGAGCTTCTAAATTAGTTACAACGGGAGCTAAAATTGGGGTAAATTATCTTAAATATTACGGAGATAAAATCACCAAAACAGAAGAAGAAGCCAAAGCAAAACTAAACGAAAACAATGCCGAAGATATTTATGATGGGTTAAAAACGCTAAAAGGAAGTGCTTTAAAAGTGGCGCAAATGTTAAGCATGGAAAAAAGTATTCTACCGCAAGCCTATGTAGAAAAATTTTCACTATCTCAATTTTCTGTACCCCCACTTTCTCCTGCTTTGGTGACCAAAACTTTTAAAAAATATTTTGGTAAAAACCCAAATGAAATTTACGATAAATTTAATACCGTTTCTGTAAACGCAGCAAGTATTGGTCAGGTTCATAAAGCAGAAAAAGACGGAAAAGAATTGGCTGTAAAAATTCAATATCCGGGTGTTGCACAAAGTATAGCTTCAGATTTAGCATTGGTTAAACCTATTGCTATTAAAATGTTTAATATTAGAGGTAAAGATTCTGATAAATATTTTAAAGAAGTAGAAAATAAATTGGTAGAAGAAACAAATTACATTTTAGAAGTTACACAAAGTAAAGAAATTGTAGCTGCTTGTAAACATATCCCTAATTTAAAATTCCCTGAATATTATGCTGATTTATCATCAGATAGAATTATTACTATGGATTGGATGCACGGTGTACATTTATCTGAATTTTACACAGACAAACAAGAAGTTGCCAATAAATTAGGGCAGGCATTATGGGATTTCTACATGTTTCAGATTCATAAATTACAAAAGGTACATGCAGATCCGCATCCTGGAAATTTTTTAATTTCTCCAGAAAACGAACTGATTGTAATTGATTTTGGGTGTATGAAAACAATACCCAATGATTTTTATGTTCCGTATTTTGAATTGGCAAAAAAAGAAAACATTTCTAACCCAATTTTCTTTGAAGAAAAACTATTTGAATTAGAAATTTTAAGAGCAGATGATTCTAAAGAAGAATTAGATTTCTTTAGAGCAATGTTTCATGAAATGCTAAGTTTATTTACGCAACCTTTTCACCAAGAAGTATTCGATTTTTCTGATGAAGTTTTCTTTGGCAAACTCTCTGAATTAGGAGCTAAATACGCCAAAAGTACCGAACTAAAAGACATGAATGGAAATAGAGGTTCTAAACACTTTATTTATATCAACAGAACCTTTTTTGGTTTGTATAATTTAATGCACGATTTAAAAGCAAAGGATATTAAAATCAATAATTATAAAACTCTTTAA
- a CDS encoding TetR family transcriptional regulator C-terminal domain-containing protein — MARKKNINKDNLISWYMEFVLENNHQPKSIFSFAKENNFEETDFYKFYGSFDVLEEAIFSEFFHHTITVLSKSEDYETFDARNKLLSFYFTFFEILTANRSYLVYALENSNSDFKKLKTLKGLRKEYIGYVQNIGIEKIDLKHEKLEKIQDKSIQESSWFHLLVTLKFWLDDVSPSFEKTDLFIEKSINARFDLMDIKPLQSIIDFGKFIIKEKVNFN; from the coding sequence ATGGCTCGTAAAAAAAACATCAACAAAGACAATTTAATTTCCTGGTACATGGAATTTGTTTTAGAAAACAACCATCAACCAAAATCGATATTTAGTTTTGCTAAAGAAAATAATTTTGAAGAAACTGATTTCTATAAATTTTATGGTTCTTTTGATGTTTTAGAAGAAGCCATTTTTTCTGAATTTTTTCATCACACCATCACCGTTTTAAGTAAAAGTGAAGACTACGAAACTTTTGATGCAAGAAATAAATTATTAAGTTTTTATTTTACTTTTTTCGAAATTTTAACAGCCAACAGAAGCTATCTTGTCTATGCTTTAGAAAATAGTAATAGCGATTTTAAAAAATTAAAAACATTAAAGGGATTACGAAAAGAATACATTGGTTATGTCCAAAATATTGGTATCGAAAAAATAGACTTAAAGCACGAAAAACTAGAAAAAATTCAAGATAAATCGATACAAGAATCCTCTTGGTTTCATTTATTAGTAACTCTTAAGTTTTGGTTAGATGATGTTTCTCCTTCATTTGAAAAAACAGATCTATTTATAGAAAAATCAATCAATGCTCGTTTTGATTTAATGGATATAAAACCCTTACAAAGTATTATCGACTTCGGTAAATTTATTATCAAAGAAAAAGTAAATTTTAACTAA